CTAGCAACTGAGCAATCAGTGTGCCAAAACAGAGGAAGAACTCCATGGAACacatggaaaaagtacaagaagaAAGAGAGTCGGAGATCTTTGTTGAACCACGAAACTTCCTTTTGTCTGGTTTGTATTATACAGATTTGTTATGCAAAGACTGTTTTGCATGTCGTGCAGTTATAGTACTTGCTCTGGGTTGTATCAGTGTGTATTTatataaagaaaacatcttctctcttgagaaaagaaaacaagtttgcattttgaaatatgaaaattatctttaatgaaaaaatattaacatcTATGCAACCATGTGTAACTCAGTTCTGTGAAATATGCACATCCTGAAGTCATCAAATCTGTTTACCTCACAGCATTTCAACTCCACAGCTCCCCTCTGCTTGTTTACAGAATGCAGTATGAAGCATGTGACAAGCACAACACAATCGTCCAAAACTTTTGATAAATTATGTAAAGTACACTATTGACAGAGTCAAATATGAACGTGAGGGAAAGGAAAGGGCAGTTCAGTTTGAACCAGAGAGCTGGGCGGTGAGCAGAGGGAAAATCTTACACAGAAAACCAAATGTGTTTGTAAAGCCGCACTCGCCAGACCATTGGGTGACTCATGTAATTGCTATCAGGGCTAAATCCAACACtgcattatgtttttttcactcCTTACTGGCAATAAAACTTCATCTGCAAAATTCTGCCCTGACCCAAACTACTAGTGTGCACATTCCAGATCAACACGTGTCCTTAGTCCTGAATTTTCACTGTCTGGCAGTGTACACAGAAATAGTTAAAACTACCTCAGCTGAAGCTCAGTCTTTAGGCTTGCTTACAAGTCTTTAAAGGAAGTGCCTGTGCATCGAGGAGGGGCACATtcctttttccatctctttgtGCTCCATTAAGTCTTTATCCTCACTGTCCTTTCAAGATATGGCGACACTGTATGAGGGAGCAGGTGTTTGAGGTGTGTTTTTTCTCGCCAGCTTCATAGTGTTCTCCTCCATCAAGTTGCTCCCACTGGACAATGCATTGGTCATGACATGGTGAGAATGATTGACCGCGTTGAAACACTCATGGCAGCGTTTGCCCACCAGGTAGAGAATTTCAAAAATGGAGAGCAGGATGcagaccaggctggtgaccaccATGAAGAGGGTGAAGATTCTTTTCTCGGTGGGCCGAGCGATGAAGCAGTCCACCTTGTTGGGACAGGGCTTCTGTTCGCACTTGATGAGCGAGGGGAAGTCGTACCCTTCATAGATGTGGTACAGGAGGTAGACGAAAGTGGCATCCACTGCTATTTTGAAGACCAAAGTGAGGACGTAGGTCCACCATAATCCTCCACGCTTCTTGCCTGTGTTCTGGTAGAGACGGCGGCAGTTCTCGCCGTACTTTAGCCTGTTTTTCCGTTCCCTGTCTTCCCTGTAAGCTACATGCATCACCACTAGGAGAGAGGGGCAGGTGACGAAGATGAGTTGCAGTGCCCACAGCCGGACATGGGAGACGGGGAAGAAGTGGTCATAGCAGACATTGTGGCACCCCGGTTGAGCCGTGTTGCATTTGAAGTCCTTTTGTTCATCGCCCCATACCTTCTCTGCTGCTACCACAAACACCATGACCCTGAACAGGAACACAATGGAGAGCCACACTCGGCCAAAGGCAGTGGAATACTTGTTCACCCCACTGAGGAGGCCCTGGAGGAATGCCCAGTTCATGACGAGGTTTGTTCACAGTCTGTCTGCTCTTCCCACTGATGGAAGACAGAGGAAGCACTTCTCAGCTGAAACTGTACGGACAGGGCTCGGGTGGCTGTCACTctaagagagaaagaaaaaactgtcataccacAGATAGAGAAGAGCGAAGAGCATAATGAAGTGAAGTGAAGCTGGGTTATGAATTCACGTGTAGACAtctaaaggcaaaaaaaggagaaagagagcaCCAAAGAGTGTCAAACTTTCAATAAAGTTTaaactttctgaaaaaaagACACCTTAAAATACAGTGCTTCCTGACAGACAGACACTCACTAATCTACCGTTCGCCTCGATTCGGTTAGACGCTTCCAGGTTTGTGCTTTCCGTGCGCAATTACGCGCGTCCAAAACGTCCATAAATACACGACTCTAACACAGTTTACTGAATAGAACAAATCCTAACATGTTCGCGTTGCTGCTTAGTTTAAATCCTTATAAAATAATCGGAATACTTACAGTTAAAATTCCTTTGTTGCCGTTCAGTGTCGAAGCGGAGGAACGAGCTTTGGGATGAACCTCACCAACGAGAGTCTGAGCAGATTTCTCAACAGTCCGGGAGTGTAGGGGGTGGAGTTGTCTGCCTGCCATGACTTCTCACAACTCAACCTGCTCAGGTGGGGCAACCCAGTTCCATCACATACTTGTTTTTCTAATTAAGTCAAACGGATGGAGGACGTGTTTTTCCCTATCATGTTTGGATTATTTATCTAAAGTATTAAAATTCTTGTGGAACATGTCAACAGAATCCCAGCACGTTATCATTTTAGCACAAAAATCTTATTTGGaccagattttaaaaagcaatgtAGATATAGCTCGAATTTTTACATAACCTTTAACATTGAACTTTTATTACTGTGCACTTTtcctgacaaaaaaataacaattgaGAAAATATGCAGGTAATGCTTAAAATGGTCCACAAATGTCATATTAAGGAACAAAAAGATAACAGTATTTGGTATTCTTATAAAAAGAGGAAGTTTATTGAAATATTTACATGGGTGATGATGTGTATTTAGTACAAAAATCAGAAGACAAA
This genomic window from Cheilinus undulatus linkage group 18, ASM1832078v1, whole genome shotgun sequence contains:
- the gjb10 gene encoding gap junction protein beta 10, translated to MNWAFLQGLLSGVNKYSTAFGRVWLSIVFLFRVMVFVVAAEKVWGDEQKDFKCNTAQPGCHNVCYDHFFPVSHVRLWALQLIFVTCPSLLVVMHVAYREDRERKNRLKYGENCRRLYQNTGKKRGGLWWTYVLTLVFKIAVDATFVYLLYHIYEGYDFPSLIKCEQKPCPNKVDCFIARPTEKRIFTLFMVVTSLVCILLSIFEILYLVGKRCHECFNAVNHSHHVMTNALSSGSNLMEENTMKLARKNTPQTPAPSYSVAIS